In Pseudomonas rhizosphaerae, one DNA window encodes the following:
- a CDS encoding flagellar basal body-associated protein FliL, whose protein sequence is MKAWVSIVLALALPTAVMANEAAKEGENAVPKVAYIGMTPPFVGNYALDGGPKLRVYKADIALKVTGVEAEAAVKRQDPLLRNQLVALFAQQTTESMSNIEGKEKLRQEALKQLQQVMNDEEGKPIVEDLLFNNLIVQ, encoded by the coding sequence ATGAAAGCCTGGGTATCCATAGTGCTGGCGTTGGCCCTGCCAACCGCCGTGATGGCCAATGAAGCGGCCAAAGAAGGTGAAAATGCCGTGCCCAAGGTCGCCTACATCGGCATGACTCCGCCGTTCGTGGGCAACTACGCGCTCGACGGCGGCCCCAAGCTGCGTGTGTACAAGGCAGACATCGCCTTGAAGGTGACCGGGGTGGAAGCCGAGGCCGCAGTCAAACGGCAGGATCCTCTGCTGCGCAACCAACTGGTGGCACTCTTCGCCCAGCAGACCACTGAATCAATGAGCAATATCGAGGGCAAGGAAAAGCTGCGCCAGGAAGCCCTCAAGCAATTGCAGCAGGTGATGAACGACGAAGAGGGCAAGCCCATCGTGGAAGACTTGCTGTTCAACAACCTGATCGTGCAGTAA
- a CDS encoding EVE domain-containing protein has product MAYWLMKSEPDELSIQGLATLGQTRWDGVRNYQARNFLRAMAVGDEFFFYHSSCPEPGIAGVGRIVAADYPDPTALDPDSPYFDAKASTEKNPWTSVDVAHVETFGKVLGLGYLKQQAGLADMPLVQKGSRLSVMPVTAEQWAVVMQLR; this is encoded by the coding sequence ATGGCCTATTGGTTGATGAAATCCGAACCCGATGAACTGTCCATCCAAGGTTTGGCCACGCTTGGCCAAACCCGCTGGGACGGCGTTCGCAACTACCAGGCGCGTAATTTCCTGCGCGCCATGGCGGTGGGCGACGAGTTCTTTTTCTATCACTCCAGCTGTCCGGAACCTGGCATCGCCGGCGTAGGCAGGATCGTGGCCGCCGACTACCCAGACCCCACCGCTCTGGACCCGGACAGCCCCTACTTCGACGCCAAGGCCAGCACTGAGAAGAATCCCTGGACCTCGGTCGACGTGGCGCATGTGGAGACCTTTGGCAAAGTCCTTGGGCTTGGTTATCTGAAGCAGCAAGCAGGTCTGGCCGACATGCCTCTGGTGCAGAAAGGCAGCCGTCTTTCGGTAATGCCGGTGACGGCTGAGCAGTGGGCGGTGGTGATGCAGTTGCGCTGA
- a CDS encoding 5-formyltetrahydrofolate cyclo-ligase: MTVSAPLPREQLSRQQLRRQLRAARRALTPAQQRQAAQCLYRQLAQHPLFRRARHIALYLPNDGEIDPRPLLREAQRRGKRTYLPVLSDWPRTKMVFQQVRRGEKLRPNRFGIPEPRIKRARQRTIWALDLILLPLVGFDDEGGRLGMGGGFYDRSLAYRPRRTAWHAPVLVGLAHECQKVERLAQASWDVPLQGTVTDRGWYLT, encoded by the coding sequence ATGACCGTCTCCGCGCCGCTGCCTCGTGAACAACTGTCTCGGCAACAATTGCGCCGCCAGCTGCGCGCCGCACGTCGCGCCCTCACCCCCGCACAACAGCGTCAGGCTGCCCAGTGCCTTTATCGGCAACTGGCTCAGCATCCGTTGTTTCGGCGTGCCCGGCACATTGCGCTGTATCTACCGAACGACGGTGAAATAGACCCGCGGCCCTTGCTGCGTGAAGCCCAGCGGCGCGGCAAGCGGACCTACCTGCCGGTGCTCAGCGATTGGCCGCGCACCAAGATGGTGTTTCAGCAGGTACGCCGAGGCGAAAAGCTTCGTCCCAACCGCTTTGGCATTCCGGAGCCACGTATCAAGCGCGCACGTCAACGCACCATCTGGGCGCTGGATCTGATCCTGCTGCCGCTGGTGGGGTTCGATGACGAAGGGGGGCGCCTGGGTATGGGCGGCGGCTTTTACGACCGCAGCCTGGCGTATCGCCCACGCCGCACGGCCTGGCATGCACCGGTGCTGGTGGGTCTGGCCCATGAGTGCCAGAAGGTCGAGCGGCTGGCGCAAGCCAGCTGGGATGTACCGTTGCAGGGCACGGTCACGGACAGGGGTTGGTATCTGACTTGA
- a CDS encoding cell division protein ZapA: MSSSNSVTVQILDKEYSIICPPQERSNLVNAARYLDGKMREIRSSGKVIGADRIAVMAALNITHDLLHRQDTPAQPVNDNTREQVRDLLERVDLVLANDPETPKG, from the coding sequence ATGAGTTCAAGCAATAGCGTCACCGTCCAGATCCTGGACAAGGAATACTCGATCATCTGCCCGCCGCAGGAGCGCAGCAATCTGGTCAACGCCGCCCGCTACCTGGACGGCAAGATGCGCGAGATCCGCAGCAGCGGCAAGGTGATCGGTGCCGACCGGATTGCTGTCATGGCCGCACTCAACATTACCCACGACCTGCTGCATCGCCAGGACACGCCTGCACAGCCGGTCAACGACAACACCCGCGAACAGGTTCGCGACCTGCTCGAACGCGTGGATCTGGTGCTCGCCAACGATCCGGAAACGCCCAAGGGCTGA
- a CDS encoding TIGR02449 family protein — MEHNDLQALMSRLESLIGRVEQLKRQNGLLLAQEKTWREERASLIEKNEIARRKVESMISRLKALEQDS; from the coding sequence ATGGAACACAACGACCTGCAAGCGCTGATGAGCCGACTCGAATCATTGATCGGCCGAGTCGAGCAACTTAAACGACAAAACGGACTCCTATTAGCGCAGGAAAAGACCTGGCGCGAGGAACGCGCAAGTCTCATCGAAAAGAATGAAATCGCCCGGCGTAAGGTCGAGTCCATGATTTCGCGCCTCAAGGCCCTGGAGCAAGACTCATGA
- a CDS encoding YecA family protein yields the protein MPIQNSPYHAFAALLASSGHTVSPAELHGLLLGRSCAGAGFEVEPWLVDAADLLGTPPADNVRQALIGLQEMVKGELTSDDMTVVLLVPSDESPLPERAAALGEWCQGFLAGFGLTARDTALSTEAMEVLQDLAAIAQVQDALEESEDGETDYMEVMEYLRVAPLLLYTESAKPPTAASPKPSLH from the coding sequence ATGCCTATTCAGAATTCCCCCTATCACGCTTTCGCCGCCCTGCTTGCCAGCAGCGGCCACACCGTCTCGCCCGCCGAACTGCACGGCTTGTTGCTGGGGCGCAGTTGCGCCGGTGCCGGCTTCGAGGTCGAGCCATGGCTGGTCGATGCTGCCGACCTGCTCGGCACGCCGCCTGCAGACAACGTTCGCCAGGCACTGATCGGCCTGCAGGAAATGGTCAAGGGCGAATTGACCAGCGACGACATGACCGTGGTGCTGCTGGTGCCCAGCGACGAGTCGCCGCTGCCCGAGCGGGCTGCCGCCCTGGGCGAATGGTGCCAGGGTTTCCTGGCCGGTTTCGGCCTGACCGCGCGGGACACGGCGCTGAGCACCGAGGCCATGGAAGTGCTGCAGGACCTGGCCGCCATCGCCCAGGTGCAGGATGCGCTGGAAGAGTCCGAAGACGGCGAGACCGACTACATGGAAGTCATGGAGTACCTACGCGTCGCGCCACTGTTGCTCTACACCGAATCGGCCAAGCCCCCGACCGCAGCCAGCCCCAAGCCGTCGCTGCACTGA
- the pepP gene encoding Xaa-Pro aminopeptidase — MSHIPKSEYARRRKALMAQMVPNSIAILPAAAVAIRNRDVEHVYRQDSDFQYLSGFPEPEAVIALIPGREHGEYVLFCRERNPERELWDGLRAGQEGAVRDFGADDAFPISDIDDILPGLIEGRDRVYSSIGSHPEFDRHLMDWINSIRSKARLGAQPPNEFEALDHLLHDMRLYKSAAEVKVMRRAADISARAHVRAMQACRAGLHEYSLEAELDYEFRKGGAKMPAYGSIVAAGRNACILHYQQNDALLRDGDLVLIDAGCEIDCYASDITRTFPVSGRFSPEQKAIYELVLEAQQAAFAAIGPDKHWNQAHEATVQVITHGLVRLGLLKGEVDELIARDAHRAFYMHRAGHWLGLDVHDVGEYKVGGEWRVLEPGMTLTVEPGIYIAPDNLDVAKKWRGIGVRIEDDVVVTKKGCEILTGAVPKSVAEIEALMAAARAEA, encoded by the coding sequence ATGAGCCACATCCCGAAATCGGAATATGCCCGCCGCCGCAAGGCGCTGATGGCGCAGATGGTGCCCAACAGCATCGCCATCCTGCCGGCCGCCGCGGTGGCCATCCGCAATCGCGACGTGGAGCACGTCTACCGCCAGGACAGCGACTTCCAGTACCTGAGCGGCTTTCCCGAGCCCGAAGCGGTGATCGCCTTGATCCCGGGGCGCGAGCATGGCGAGTACGTGCTGTTCTGCCGCGAGCGCAACCCCGAGCGCGAGCTGTGGGACGGGCTGCGGGCAGGGCAGGAAGGTGCGGTGCGCGATTTCGGTGCCGATGATGCCTTTCCCATCAGCGATATCGACGACATCCTGCCCGGCCTGATCGAGGGCCGAGATCGTGTCTACTCATCGATTGGCAGCCATCCCGAGTTCGATCGACACCTGATGGACTGGATCAATAGCATCCGTTCCAAGGCGCGTCTGGGCGCCCAGCCGCCCAATGAATTCGAGGCGCTCGACCACCTGCTGCACGACATGCGGCTGTACAAGTCGGCAGCCGAGGTCAAGGTCATGCGCCGGGCTGCCGACATTTCCGCGCGTGCCCATGTGCGCGCCATGCAGGCCTGCCGCGCCGGGCTGCACGAGTACAGCCTGGAAGCCGAGCTGGACTACGAGTTCCGCAAAGGCGGGGCGAAGATGCCGGCCTATGGCTCGATCGTGGCTGCGGGGCGCAACGCCTGCATCTTGCATTACCAACAGAACGATGCGTTGCTGCGCGACGGCGACCTGGTGTTGATCGACGCCGGTTGCGAAATCGACTGCTATGCCAGCGACATCACCCGTACCTTCCCGGTCAGCGGTCGCTTTTCCCCCGAGCAGAAAGCCATTTACGAGCTGGTGCTCGAGGCGCAGCAGGCGGCCTTCGCGGCGATTGGTCCCGACAAGCACTGGAACCAGGCCCATGAAGCCACGGTCCAGGTCATAACCCACGGGCTGGTGCGGCTGGGCCTGCTCAAGGGCGAGGTCGACGAGCTGATCGCCCGCGACGCGCACCGCGCGTTCTACATGCACCGCGCCGGCCACTGGCTGGGCCTGGATGTGCACGATGTCGGCGAGTACAAGGTGGGTGGCGAGTGGCGGGTGCTCGAACCCGGCATGACCCTGACCGTGGAGCCTGGTATCTACATAGCGCCCGACAATCTTGACGTTGCCAAGAAGTGGCGCGGCATTGGCGTACGAATCGAGGACGATGTAGTGGTGACCAAGAAAGGCTGCGAGATTCTTACCGGGGCGGTGCCCAAGTCGGTCGCCGAGATCGAGGCGCTGATGGCGGCCGCGCGGGCCGAGGCATGA
- the ubiH gene encoding 2-octaprenyl-6-methoxyphenyl hydroxylase, translating into MSRFNLAIIGGGLVGASLALALQAGAKARGWKIVLIERFAPGDAYQPSYDARSSALSYGTRQIYERLGLWPAISQRAEAIQQIHVSDRGRFGTARLRADDEGVPALGYVVENAWLGQCLWQALDQEVVSWRCPAEVIGTQALADGYELTLNDGTQVQCDLAVLADGGRSELRERLGIAVQETRYDQDALIANVTPGNPHQGQAFERFTDDGPMALLPLPDNRCALIWTRTPADIRRLSGLSDQAFLHELQAVFGYRLGTLQRVGARHVYPLSLVRAEEQVRSNLVVLGNAAHALHPIAGQGFNLSMRDVQALADALLASTGHVGQLSLLRGYEQRQRLDQNLTVGFSDQLTRLFATPDPWVAVGRNLGLLGLDLLPPAKRWFARQAMGLGTRSDIKGQ; encoded by the coding sequence ATGAGCCGCTTCAATCTGGCCATCATCGGTGGCGGGCTGGTGGGCGCGAGCCTGGCCCTGGCCTTGCAGGCCGGCGCCAAGGCTCGCGGCTGGAAAATCGTCCTGATCGAGCGTTTTGCCCCCGGCGATGCCTATCAGCCCAGCTATGATGCCCGTTCCTCGGCCTTGTCCTACGGCACCCGGCAGATCTATGAGCGCCTGGGGCTGTGGCCGGCCATCAGCCAGCGCGCCGAAGCGATCCAGCAGATTCATGTGTCCGACCGCGGGCGCTTCGGCACCGCGCGGCTTCGTGCGGACGACGAGGGCGTGCCTGCACTGGGCTATGTAGTGGAAAACGCGTGGTTGGGCCAGTGTCTGTGGCAGGCCCTGGACCAGGAGGTGGTGAGCTGGCGCTGTCCGGCGGAAGTCATCGGCACCCAGGCCTTGGCCGACGGTTACGAATTGACCTTGAACGACGGCACCCAGGTGCAGTGCGACCTGGCCGTGCTGGCCGACGGGGGGCGTTCCGAACTGCGCGAACGACTGGGCATTGCCGTACAGGAAACGCGCTACGATCAGGACGCCCTGATCGCCAACGTCACCCCTGGCAACCCGCACCAGGGTCAGGCGTTCGAGCGCTTCACCGATGACGGGCCGATGGCCTTGCTGCCTTTGCCCGACAACCGCTGCGCGCTTATCTGGACACGAACGCCGGCCGATATCCGCCGCCTCTCGGGTTTATCCGACCAGGCGTTTCTGCACGAGCTGCAGGCGGTGTTCGGCTATCGCCTGGGGACGCTGCAGCGCGTCGGCGCCCGGCACGTCTACCCGCTGTCGCTGGTCCGTGCCGAGGAGCAGGTGCGTTCCAATCTGGTGGTCCTGGGCAACGCGGCGCATGCCTTGCACCCCATTGCCGGGCAGGGTTTCAACCTGTCGATGCGCGATGTGCAAGCGCTGGCCGATGCCTTGCTCGCCAGTACCGGCCATGTCGGCCAGCTGTCGCTGCTGCGTGGCTATGAGCAACGCCAGCGCCTGGATCAGAACCTTACCGTGGGCTTTTCGGACCAACTGACACGCTTGTTCGCGACACCTGATCCATGGGTCGCGGTAGGCCGCAACCTGGGCCTGCTAGGGCTCGATTTGCTGCCGCCAGCCAAGCGCTGGTTCGCACGCCAGGCCATGGGCCTGGGCACTCGGTCGGACATCAAAGGGCAATGA
- a CDS encoding 2-octaprenyl-3-methyl-6-methoxy-1,4-benzoquinol hydroxylase: MRADLVIVGAGMVGSALALALRDSGLDILLIDGGPLTSKPFDAQAAFEPRVSALSMASQRILQRLGAWDGIQGRRANPYGHMCVWDGSGTGQINFSAASVHADTLGHIVENRVVQDALLERLQDSEIRLLANARLEQLRYSGDDRLLTLAGGQTVRTPLVIAADGAHSAVRRLAGCETREWDYLHHAIVTSVQCAEGHRDTAWQRFTDEGPLAFLPLQRGDGKHWCSIVWSTTPEQSERLMALDDAAFCRALGQAFEGRLGEVMAADARLCVPLRQRHAKRYVETGLALIGDAAHTIHPLAGQGVNLGLLDAAVLAEELIHARQRGERLAGLPVLTRYERRRMPHNLALMAAMEGFERLFQADPLPLRWLRNTGLKWVEQLPEAKALFVRQALGLTGDLPALARR, translated from the coding sequence TTGCGCGCCGACCTGGTCATCGTCGGCGCGGGCATGGTCGGCAGCGCACTGGCGCTTGCCCTGCGTGACAGCGGCCTGGACATCCTGCTGATCGACGGCGGGCCGCTGACCAGCAAGCCTTTCGACGCCCAGGCGGCTTTCGAGCCGCGCGTCAGCGCGCTGTCCATGGCCAGCCAGCGCATTCTTCAGCGCTTGGGCGCCTGGGATGGCATTCAGGGGCGGCGTGCCAATCCTTATGGCCACATGTGCGTGTGGGATGGCAGCGGCACGGGTCAGATCAATTTTTCCGCCGCCAGTGTGCATGCCGACACCCTGGGCCATATCGTCGAGAACCGCGTGGTTCAGGACGCCTTGCTCGAACGTCTGCAGGACAGCGAAATCCGCCTGCTGGCCAATGCGCGACTGGAGCAGCTGCGCTATTCCGGCGACGATCGCCTGTTGACTCTCGCCGGTGGCCAGACCGTACGCACCCCGCTGGTGATCGCTGCGGACGGTGCGCATTCGGCGGTGCGCCGACTGGCAGGCTGCGAGACCCGCGAATGGGACTACCTGCACCACGCCATCGTGACCAGCGTGCAGTGTGCCGAGGGCCATCGCGATACGGCCTGGCAACGCTTCACCGACGAGGGACCATTGGCCTTTCTGCCTTTGCAGCGCGGTGATGGCAAGCATTGGTGCTCGATCGTCTGGTCGACCACGCCGGAGCAGTCCGAACGCCTGATGGCGCTGGATGACGCGGCGTTCTGCCGAGCGCTGGGGCAGGCCTTCGAGGGGCGCCTGGGGGAGGTCATGGCTGCCGATGCCCGCTTGTGCGTCCCGTTGCGTCAGCGACATGCCAAGCGCTATGTGGAAACCGGCCTGGCGTTGATCGGCGATGCCGCGCACACCATCCATCCGCTGGCCGGGCAGGGGGTCAACCTGGGCCTGCTCGACGCCGCGGTGCTGGCCGAAGAACTGATCCATGCCCGACAGCGCGGTGAGCGCCTGGCGGGACTGCCGGTGCTGACGCGCTATGAGCGCCGACGCATGCCTCACAACCTGGCGCTGATGGCAGCCATGGAAGGTTTCGAGCGGCTGTTCCAGGCCGATCCGCTGCCACTGCGCTGGCTGCGCAACACGGGCTTGAAATGGGTCGAGCAACTGCCGGAAGCCAAAGCGTTGTTTGTGCGCCAGGCGCTGGGGCTGACGGGTGACCTGCCGGCGCTCGCGCGCCGCTGA
- a CDS encoding extracellular solute-binding protein: protein MMARKRLFAALALCLLGGNAHAADEVVVYSSRIDELIKPVFDAYTAKTGVKVKFITDKEAPLMQRIKAEGRNATADLLLTVDAGNLWQAEQMGILQPINSTVIDGNIPAQYRAASHQWTGLSLRARTIAYASERVKPQELSTYEALADKQWEGRLCLRTAKKVYNQSLTATLIETHGAEKTEQILKGWVNNLSTDVFSDDIAVLQAIDAGQCDVGIVNSYYYGRLHKQQPDLGVKLFWPNQGDRGVHVNLSGIGLNKYAPHPQAAIALVEWMTGPQAQEIFAGVNQEFPANPAVAPSAEVASWGKFKADTLPVEVAGKRQAEAIRLMDRAGWN from the coding sequence ATGATGGCGCGCAAACGTCTCTTCGCTGCACTGGCGCTCTGTCTGCTGGGTGGCAACGCCCACGCTGCCGATGAAGTGGTCGTCTATTCCTCGCGCATCGACGAGCTGATCAAGCCGGTGTTCGACGCCTACACCGCGAAAACCGGGGTCAAGGTCAAGTTCATCACCGACAAGGAAGCGCCGTTGATGCAACGCATCAAGGCCGAAGGGCGGAACGCCACGGCCGACCTGCTGCTGACCGTCGATGCCGGCAACCTGTGGCAGGCCGAGCAGATGGGCATTCTGCAGCCCATCAATTCCACCGTCATCGATGGCAACATTCCTGCCCAATACCGCGCCGCGTCCCACCAGTGGACCGGCTTGAGCCTGCGCGCGCGGACCATTGCCTACGCCAGCGAACGCGTCAAGCCGCAGGAGCTGAGCACCTACGAGGCGCTGGCCGACAAGCAATGGGAAGGGCGGTTGTGCCTACGGACGGCGAAGAAGGTGTACAACCAGTCCCTGACCGCCACCTTGATCGAGACCCACGGCGCCGAGAAGACCGAGCAGATTCTCAAGGGCTGGGTAAACAACCTGTCCACCGACGTGTTCTCCGATGACATCGCCGTGCTGCAGGCTATCGATGCCGGGCAGTGCGATGTGGGTATCGTCAACAGTTACTACTATGGCCGCCTGCACAAGCAGCAGCCGGATCTGGGCGTGAAGCTGTTCTGGCCTAACCAGGGCGATCGCGGCGTTCACGTGAACCTGTCGGGCATTGGCCTGAACAAGTACGCACCGCACCCACAGGCGGCCATCGCTCTGGTCGAGTGGATGACCGGGCCGCAGGCGCAGGAAATCTTCGCCGGGGTGAACCAGGAATTTCCGGCCAATCCGGCGGTGGCTCCCTCTGCGGAAGTCGCCAGTTGGGGCAAGTTCAAGGCCGACACACTGCCCGTGGAAGTGGCGGGCAAGCGTCAGGCCGAAGCGATCCGGTTGATGGACCGTGCCGGGTGGAACTGA
- a CDS encoding ABC transporter permease, whose protein sequence is MSSSVQRRWYPLVLAVVGLVLLPLSVLALSWQNIDLQIWSHLWDTQMPRLLGNTLTLVVGVGCGVTVIGVSLAWLTSLCEFPGRRWLDWALMLPFAIPAYVLAFVFVGLLDFAGPVQSLLREWFGSGLRLPRVRSTGGVIIVLVLVFYPYVYLLARTAFLAQGKGLMEAARMLGQSPWQAFWRVALPVARPAIGAGVALALMETLADFGAVAVFNFDTFTTAIYKTWYGFFSLSSAAQLASLLLLAVMLVLYGERRARGQDHAANERPRGQALYRLSGLKAWLASGWCALVFACAFVVPMLQLVVWCWQRGRFDLDERYRELILHTLYLGAMAALITVTVALLLAFARRQAPTPGIRAGVAVANLGYALPGSVLAVSLMLAFSFLDRELVVPLSGWLGGAGRPLLLGSVAALLVAYLVRFIAVAYGPLESSLARIRPSLPEASRSLGVGGPRLFFKVYLPLLLPGTLSAALLVFVDTLKEMPATLLMRPFGWDTLAVRVFEMTSEGEWARASLPALTLVLVGLLPVIGLIRRSARQLGRTH, encoded by the coding sequence TTGTCCTCTTCCGTCCAACGCCGTTGGTACCCGCTGGTTCTGGCTGTGGTCGGGCTCGTGCTGTTGCCGCTGAGCGTGCTGGCGCTGTCTTGGCAAAACATCGACCTGCAGATCTGGTCCCATTTGTGGGACACGCAGATGCCGCGTCTGCTGGGCAATACGCTCACCCTGGTGGTGGGCGTCGGTTGTGGCGTGACGGTGATCGGCGTCAGCCTGGCCTGGCTTACCAGCCTGTGTGAATTTCCCGGGCGGCGCTGGCTCGACTGGGCGCTGATGCTGCCGTTCGCCATCCCTGCCTATGTGCTCGCCTTCGTGTTCGTAGGGCTGCTGGATTTTGCCGGCCCCGTGCAGAGCCTGCTGCGCGAGTGGTTCGGCAGCGGCCTGCGCCTGCCGCGGGTGCGTTCCACGGGCGGGGTGATCATCGTGCTGGTGCTGGTGTTCTACCCCTACGTTTATTTGCTGGCGCGGACCGCGTTCCTGGCCCAGGGCAAGGGCTTGATGGAAGCGGCGCGCATGCTTGGCCAATCACCTTGGCAAGCTTTCTGGCGAGTGGCTCTTCCCGTGGCCCGGCCCGCCATCGGTGCCGGTGTCGCCTTGGCATTGATGGAAACCCTGGCCGATTTCGGTGCCGTGGCGGTGTTCAACTTCGACACCTTCACCACGGCCATCTACAAGACCTGGTACGGCTTCTTCAGCCTCTCCAGCGCAGCGCAGCTGGCCAGCCTGCTGTTGCTGGCCGTGATGCTGGTGCTCTATGGCGAACGCCGGGCGCGTGGCCAGGATCACGCGGCCAACGAGCGGCCGCGTGGGCAGGCGTTGTATCGGCTGAGCGGGCTCAAGGCGTGGCTGGCCAGCGGCTGGTGTGCGCTGGTGTTCGCCTGTGCCTTCGTCGTGCCCATGCTGCAGTTGGTCGTGTGGTGCTGGCAACGTGGGCGCTTTGACCTCGACGAGCGCTACCGCGAGTTGATCCTGCATACCTTGTACCTGGGCGCCATGGCTGCGCTGATCACCGTCACCGTGGCCCTGTTGCTGGCGTTTGCGCGGCGTCAGGCGCCCACGCCCGGCATTCGCGCCGGCGTGGCGGTGGCGAACCTGGGCTATGCCTTGCCGGGGTCGGTGCTGGCGGTATCGCTGATGCTGGCTTTCAGTTTTCTCGATCGCGAGCTGGTCGTGCCGTTGTCCGGCTGGCTGGGCGGTGCCGGTCGGCCATTGCTGCTGGGCAGTGTGGCGGCATTACTGGTCGCCTACCTCGTTCGCTTCATCGCAGTAGCCTATGGGCCGCTGGAAAGCAGCCTGGCGCGGATTCGTCCGTCCTTGCCCGAAGCGTCACGCAGCCTGGGTGTGGGCGGTCCGCGGCTGTTTTTCAAGGTCTACCTGCCACTGTTGCTGCCTGGCACGCTCAGCGCAGCGCTGCTGGTGTTCGTCGACACGTTGAAGGAGATGCCGGCCACTTTGCTGATGCGTCCTTTCGGCTGGGATACGCTGGCGGTGCGCGTCTTCGAAATGACCAGCGAAGGCGAGTGGGCACGTGCTTCGCTGCCGGCCCTGACCCTGGTGCTGGTCGGCCTGCTGCCGGTCATCGGGTTGATTCGGCGTTCGGCGCGTCAGTTGGGTCGAACTCACTGA
- the gcvT gene encoding glycine cleavage system aminomethyltransferase GcvT, which yields MGQRTPLYDLHLALGAKLVDFGGWDMPLHYGSQVEEHHQVRRDCGVFDVSHVTVIDIHGPDARAFLQYLLSNDVAALAQAGQALYSAMLNEQGGVVDDLIAYLTEDGYRLVVNAATRDKDLAWLSTHADGFDVQWRERPELALLAVQGPEARRKVADLLGSQRRELLLRLEPFEGRHHGDWFIARTGYTGEDGLEIVLPAAQAADFFNELIGAGIPPIGLGARDTLRLEAGMNLYGQDMDEAHSPLASNMAGSVAWQPASRAFVGREALEHERAVGPAMKLVGLVLEERGVLRAHQVVRIAGVGEGEITSGSFSPTLSKSIALARVPMATADRAEVEIRGKWYPVRVVKPTFVRHGRTLI from the coding sequence ATGGGACAGCGTACGCCTCTGTATGACTTGCATCTTGCCCTCGGCGCAAAGCTGGTCGATTTTGGCGGTTGGGACATGCCCCTGCATTACGGCTCGCAGGTCGAGGAGCATCATCAGGTACGTCGCGATTGCGGCGTCTTCGACGTGTCGCATGTGACCGTGATCGATATCCACGGGCCGGATGCCCGGGCGTTCCTGCAATACCTGCTGAGCAACGACGTGGCCGCCCTGGCGCAGGCCGGCCAGGCCCTGTACAGCGCCATGCTCAATGAGCAGGGTGGAGTGGTGGACGACTTGATCGCCTACCTCACCGAGGATGGCTACCGCCTGGTGGTCAATGCCGCCACCCGCGACAAGGACCTGGCTTGGCTGAGCACCCACGCAGACGGATTCGATGTGCAGTGGCGCGAACGTCCCGAGTTGGCGCTGCTGGCGGTGCAGGGGCCCGAGGCTCGGCGCAAGGTCGCCGATCTGTTGGGCAGCCAGCGTCGCGAATTGCTGCTGCGATTGGAACCCTTCGAAGGGCGCCACCATGGCGACTGGTTCATCGCACGCACCGGCTACACCGGTGAAGACGGTCTCGAGATCGTCTTGCCGGCGGCGCAGGCGGCCGACTTCTTCAACGAACTGATCGGTGCCGGCATCCCGCCCATCGGGCTTGGCGCGCGCGATACGCTGCGCCTGGAGGCCGGCATGAACCTGTATGGCCAGGACATGGACGAGGCGCACTCGCCATTGGCGTCGAACATGGCCGGCAGTGTGGCGTGGCAACCGGCGTCGCGTGCCTTCGTCGGGCGTGAGGCGCTGGAGCACGAACGCGCCGTCGGACCGGCGATGAAACTGGTCGGTCTGGTGCTGGAGGAGCGCGGCGTGCTGCGCGCGCATCAGGTCGTGCGGATCGCCGGAGTTGGCGAAGGGGAGATCACCAGTGGTAGTTTCTCACCTACGCTGAGCAAGTCGATTGCCCTGGCGCGCGTGCCGATGGCGACCGCGGACCGTGCGGAAGTCGAGATACGTGGCAAATGGTACCCGGTACGGGTGGTCAAGCCGACCTTCGTCCGGCATGGTAGAACCCTGATCTGA
- the gcvH gene encoding glycine cleavage system protein GcvH, translating to MSDIPAELRFAESHEWARLEADGTVTVGISDHAQEALGDVVFIELPEVGKVFAAADQAGVVESVKAASDIYSPVGGEVVAINEALADAPESVNGDPYGAWFFKLKPSASDELDKLLDAAGYKAAIGE from the coding sequence ATGAGCGATATCCCTGCTGAACTCCGTTTTGCCGAAAGCCACGAGTGGGCACGTCTGGAAGCCGATGGCACAGTGACCGTGGGCATCAGCGATCACGCACAGGAAGCGTTGGGCGACGTGGTGTTCATCGAGCTGCCGGAAGTCGGCAAGGTGTTCGCGGCCGCCGATCAAGCCGGTGTGGTCGAGTCGGTGAAAGCGGCGTCCGATATCTACTCGCCGGTAGGTGGCGAAGTGGTTGCCATCAACGAGGCACTTGCCGACGCGCCCGAGAGCGTCAACGGCGATCCGTATGGCGCCTGGTTCTTCAAGCTCAAGCCAAGCGCTTCCGATGAGCTGGACAAGCTACTCGATGCTGCCGGCTACAAGGCTGCCATTGGCGAATGA